The Aneurinibacillus migulanus genome contains the following window.
AGCCTCTATCATATGACTGGCCCAAGCACCCTGCACATGCATGGTATGTTTGCAAACATGAAAGAGATGGAAGATTTCATGCAAAATACCTTGTATTCTATGCCAGGGATTGCGCGCGTGGAGTCACAAATGCTCATCAAACGCTACAAGAGTCGAATGGGAATGAAATTATAAAGAAGTATCTTGCATAGAAAGGTGGGGAAAAGGATGAGTCTGTCTTCGTATAAAGAAATTATCTTCGCTATGTTGCGTACAGGGATTCTTGGTTACGGTGGTGGCCCCTCTGTTATTCCATTAATTCAGCATGAGGCTGTTGTAAAATACAAGTGGATAAAAGAAGAGGAATTCGGAGAAATTTTAGCGTTGGCTAACGCGCTGCCAGGGCCCATTGCAACCAAGATGGCTGCTTATCTTGGTTATCATAAAAAAGGAACCATCGGCGCCATCATTGCTGTGCTTGCCCACATTCTGCCAACCAATATTGCTATTATTGCTTTACTCGGGACGTTGTACTCATTAAAGGATTCGCTCATTGTGGCTGGAATGGTGGCAGCCGTCCGGCCCGTTGTTGCCGTAATGCTCGGTTTAATGGCCTATGAATTTTTCGCAAAGGCGTGGAAAGGGCTAGGCAAGCTGCTTGGCCTCGGCTTTGGTCTGCTTGCCTTCCTCCTTCTTTCCGTTGTTGAGCTTCACCCCGCCATTGTCATTATTCTCTTTCTAGCCTATGGTACGTCTCACTTTGCTGTTGCTAACAAGATGGAAAGACGGAGACAACAGAAAGAGCATGAACATGAAAGGGGACTTCCTTTATGATTTTAATAAACCTGTGGGAATTATTCTGGGGTTTTTTTGTAGCCAACATACTTGGATATGGCGGAGGTCCGGCTTCTATTCCGCTTGCGCAAGAGGAAATCGTCAATCATTATGATTGGCAAACAACGGAACAGTTTGGCGATATGTTAGCGGTAAGCAATGCGCTCCCTGGACCCATTGCGACTAAAATTGCCGCCTTTATTGGTTATCAGGAAGCTGGCTGGCTGGGCGTGCTTGTCACGACTCTAGCAACAGTAGCACCATCAGCAATCGCTCTGATTGTTCTTTTAAAAATCCTAAATAAATATCGAAATTCTCCTGTTGTTAAAGGAATGACGCTTCTTGTGCAACCGGTTATTGCCGTTATGCTACTGTTGCTTACATATGATATGGGTTTTGTTTCTTATGAAAACATCGGGCTTTTACAATCGATTGGAATCGCGGCCATTGCCTTGCTTTGTATAACGAAATTGAAATTGCATCCGGCCCTTGTTATTGTTTTGGCGTTTGCATATGGCGGCCTTGTATTACCCCATGTTATGACATGATTACGAGAATTTATGACGTACTAACTCCAAAGTGGTTGGAGGTAAGAGAAAATATAAGGAAGAAATCAAAAGCATCCTGCGTGTGGGTTAAAAAGAGCTAGCGTGTCCTTTTCCATCCGCTCTCCCTTCGCCCTTCCTTCTTTTCTTACTTCCTATCACTCGGGTATATAGAACCGATTTTCTTATAACGGAGTTAGAAATCTTTTCTTTTGCCGGAAAATCGCCCATTCGATAAAGCCAATCTCCTTAAGCCGCCTACGAACTAATTCAAGATCTTCTCCGACCCTTTCCGGCGTGTGTGCATCTGACCCAAATGTAACTTTCACTCCGTAGTATAACGCGCGCTCCAGAATATCATCGGAAGGATACCACCCTCCGGCAGCCTTTGTTTTACCTGATGTATTCACTTCAATCGCAACATCGCATTCGGCGATAATCTGCAGCGTTTTTTCTACCGCTTCCGTCTGAATATCGGAAAAGGCAGGATAAAAGCCCTTCATGGCATCAATATGGCCCAGAATTTGAAACATGCCACTGCGGGCCGATTGTTCAATAAGTGAATAATATGTTTCTTTGCTTTTTACTTTTTGCTCATGGGTCAACCCATTCCAACGCTTCTTGTTGAAGATGCTTACTCCGTCTACTTTATGAACCGAACCAATAATATAATCGAATGGATACGGGGCGAAACAACGGCGGTAGGCCTCTACGTGTTCGGGAAAGAAGTCTGATTCTACGCCAAGCAGTACTTCGATCTTCCCGCTATACTCTTCCTTTAGCCGTAAAACTTCCGTTACATATTTGGGGAACTCGCTTTTCCCCATGGCGATGCCAGGAAAAGCCTGGTCTTCCTCGTATGTAAAATAAGGAGAATGATCTGCAATTCCAATAATAGTAAGCCCCTGGCTAATAGCTGCCTCAATATAGTCGCGAATCGGTTTCTTTGCATGACCACAGCGTTCGTGATGAGTATGAAAATCAAAGGTTAAAGGAGTCTTTAATTCATTCATTTGTGCTTCCCTCTCTCTGTTTCCTTTCATTAATACATTCTACATGGTGTCCCATAAAGAAATTGGATATGCGAAAATACGCCAATAAAATTGAATAAGAATTCTATTTCTCCGCCAAACTACGAGTGTATATTTTACTGAGGTGATACGGTTCATGACATACCTGAAAATAAAGGGCGTTTCCTTACACTATATGATTCAAGGAAAAGGAACGCCGCTTATTTTTATTCATCCCCCTGTACTCAGCAGCGTAAATTTCGCCTATCAGCTTAAGGAGCTCTCAAAGCATTTTACAGTTATTGCGTTTGACATACGAGGGCATGGTAAAAGCCAACCCTCTGCGCAAATGCTGACGTATTCGCTTATCGTTGAAGACATGAAAGAAATCATGGATCACCTTAACATAGAAAAAGCATTCGTGTGCGGCTATTCAACAGGCGGTTCCATTGCTCTTGAGTTTTTGCTGACGGCTCCCGAACGGGCATTAGGAGCCATTCTCGTTGGCGGGATCTCAGAAGTAAACAGCTGGTGGTTAAAAAATCTGATTTCTCTGGGAGCTACACTTGCCAGGTCCGGAGCGCTCTCCACACTGGCCTACTCCATTTCCTGGAGCAATTCCGATACGATGGCGATATTTCAAGAATTGTTGAAGGATGCCAAAAAAGCCGATAAAAGAAATGTGGAAGAGTACTATCGATATAGTTTAACGTATAACTGCACAAACCAGCTACGGACCATTCCTTTTCCCGTATTGTTGGTGTATGGAGCAGAAGATAAGCATTTCCATCCCTATGGAAGACTTATCCATAAAAATATAACTAATAGCGAATTTGTATTAATATCTAATGTAAAACATCAGATTCCAACAAAAGCGCATGATGAACTAAACGATCTAATTAAGAAGTTTGTGCATACTTAATTGCTACTACCTGTTTATTTTTTCAAGGTATTAGGAATAACAGGTTTGTTCATCCAATGTTCATCAGTTTGCACATGATTTTTCCTAACAAATTTTGCAGCAGAATAAATGAAATCATCATAATGAAATTCATCGGCAAGCCTGACGACAAAGCCTTCCTGTTCGCCGCCGAATACTGATTGTTTCGTATAACATTTTTTAATTGCTTCCTCATTCCATATTCCCTGGTACAGCACAGGCACCGTCTCGATCATATGTCTCTTTGCCCATGCTTCCGTCTCACTCCAGGCAAGACACATATTTCGTTCGTTCCAAATGGAAAATAACAAGAAATAGCTAGGCAGCTCTTGGTAAT
Protein-coding sequences here:
- a CDS encoding alpha/beta fold hydrolase, with protein sequence MTYLKIKGVSLHYMIQGKGTPLIFIHPPVLSSVNFAYQLKELSKHFTVIAFDIRGHGKSQPSAQMLTYSLIVEDMKEIMDHLNIEKAFVCGYSTGGSIALEFLLTAPERALGAILVGGISEVNSWWLKNLISLGATLARSGALSTLAYSISWSNSDTMAIFQELLKDAKKADKRNVEEYYRYSLTYNCTNQLRTIPFPVLLVYGAEDKHFHPYGRLIHKNITNSEFVLISNVKHQIPTKAHDELNDLIKKFVHT
- a CDS encoding RNA ligase family protein, translating into MRVKYPRTFHLPWSRSYTHDDKVLKHVQHFEGKEVVVTEKMDGENTTLYRDYLHARSIDSKDHPSRHWIKMFHSMLSGSIPEGWRLCGENMFAQHSIYYQELPSYFLLFSIWNERNMCLAWSETEAWAKRHMIETVPVLYQGIWNEEAIKKCYTKQSVFGGEQEGFVVRLADEFHYDDFIYSAAKFVRKNHVQTDEHWMNKPVIPNTLKK
- a CDS encoding chromate transporter → MSLSSYKEIIFAMLRTGILGYGGGPSVIPLIQHEAVVKYKWIKEEEFGEILALANALPGPIATKMAAYLGYHKKGTIGAIIAVLAHILPTNIAIIALLGTLYSLKDSLIVAGMVAAVRPVVAVMLGLMAYEFFAKAWKGLGKLLGLGFGLLAFLLLSVVELHPAIVIILFLAYGTSHFAVANKMERRRQQKEHEHERGLPL
- a CDS encoding chromate transporter, producing the protein MILINLWELFWGFFVANILGYGGGPASIPLAQEEIVNHYDWQTTEQFGDMLAVSNALPGPIATKIAAFIGYQEAGWLGVLVTTLATVAPSAIALIVLLKILNKYRNSPVVKGMTLLVQPVIAVMLLLLTYDMGFVSYENIGLLQSIGIAAIALLCITKLKLHPALVIVLAFAYGGLVLPHVMT
- a CDS encoding histidinol-phosphatase, producing the protein MNELKTPLTFDFHTHHERCGHAKKPIRDYIEAAISQGLTIIGIADHSPYFTYEEDQAFPGIAMGKSEFPKYVTEVLRLKEEYSGKIEVLLGVESDFFPEHVEAYRRCFAPYPFDYIIGSVHKVDGVSIFNKKRWNGLTHEQKVKSKETYYSLIEQSARSGMFQILGHIDAMKGFYPAFSDIQTEAVEKTLQIIAECDVAIEVNTSGKTKAAGGWYPSDDILERALYYGVKVTFGSDAHTPERVGEDLELVRRRLKEIGFIEWAIFRQKKRFLTPL